The Anabas testudineus chromosome 11, fAnaTes1.2, whole genome shotgun sequence genome has a segment encoding these proteins:
- the si:dkey-222b8.4 gene encoding uncharacterized protein KIAA0895 isoform X2, with product MSKKYILNSADKALSPSQVYLDKISSSVLKDLFGSGSSSYNLLLQSEEEERKISKQSSYKRPKTTVKCGTPLGKKKHSDMAFKKVHAHEDGSRPTQTNLIYTGTNANFSKPARNIAVVGSTMSLNPRTVPQLRKTCIPKSPRAKLPSLHKGTTTRDTDNAKKLCILTAIKPFNVEKEKVRFFKSDFNYNPQFEYSNPVSPLVLARHNNASDRFLTQAVHIMDLALQRYGSYEKFEQVTGGSLLTKSRIWHNVKKYMEKEGCMGEIVVQVTDDLLSRASMTVVNSRPTLTINISTAREQWLEGMLRHEIGTHYFRGINNCHQPWSSNMGRKKLNLKPPNPTEEGLASIHSVLFRKDPTLWRAALLYYTVYQASQMSFTQLFHNLGRFVQNPNTRWDYCVRAKRGQTDTAQPGCFSKDQVYLDGILKILRYRDKINFPLLMALGKVSFEDVDRLKAVAQLEKVRIPHFMQDQVRYAEQLTKIMVVNQLSDEELRTII from the exons atgtctaAGAAGTACATTTTAAACTCTGCTGACAAAGCTCTGAGTCCAAGCCAAGTGTACCTGGACAAGATATCTTCAAGTGTCCTCAAAGACCTTTTTGGTTCTGGCTCCAGCAGCTACAACCTCCTCCTGCAgtctgaggaggaagagaggaagatcTCAAAGCAGTCGTCATACAAAAGGCCAAAGACAACAGTGAAATGTGGTACTCCACTTGGCAAAAAGAAACATTCAGATATGGCTTTTAAAAAGGTGCATGCTCATGAGGATGGCAGTAGACCCACACAGACAAACCTTATTTACACAGGCACCAACGCCAATTTTTCGAAACCAGCACGGAACATTGCAGTAGTGGGCAGCACCATGAGCTTAAACCCTCGTACAGTTCCACAGCTCAGGAAGACATGCATCCCTAAATCACCTCGTGCTAAACTCCCCTCGTTGCACAAAGGCACAACGACACGGGACACAGACAATGCCAAGAAGCTCTGCATCCTTACAGCCATTAAGCCATTTAatgtggagaaagagaaggtCAGGTTTTTCAAGTCTGACTTCAACTACAATCCGCAATTTGAGTACAGCAACCCTGTGTCTCCGCTTGTCCTGGCACGCCATAACAACGCCTCAGATCGTTTCCTGACACAG GCAGTGCACATCATGGATCTCGCCCTGCAGCGATATGGCAGCTATGAGAAGTTTGAGCAAGTCACAGGTGGCAGCCTCCTTACCAAGAGTCGCATTTGGCACAATGTCAAGAAATACATGGAGAAGGAAGGCTGCATGGGGGAG ATAGTAGTTCAGGTGACAGATGACCTTCTGTCCAGAGCCTCTATGACGGTGGTAAACAGCAGACCAACACTGACCATTAACATCTCCACTGCCCGGGAGCAGTGGTTGGAGGGCATGCTGAGACATGAGATTG GCACACATTATTTCCGTGGCATCAACAACTGCCACCAGCCGTGGAGCAGCAACATGGGCAGGAAAAAGCTCAATCTGAAGCCCCCAAATCCTACAGAAGAGGGCCTCGCCAGCATTCACAGTGTCCTGTTCCGGAAAGACCCTACTCTGTGGCGTGCTGCCCTGCTGTACTACACCGTCTACCAGGCCAGCCAAATGTCCTTCACTCAACTATTCCACAACCTGGGACGCTTTGTCCAGAACCCCAACACCCGCTGGGACTACTGTGTCAGAGCCAAGAGAGGCCAGACTGATACAGCGCAGCCAG GTTGCTTCAGTAAAGACCAAGTCTACCTGGATGGCATTCTGAAGATCCTGAGATACAGAGACAAGATCAACTTCCCACTGCTGATGGCTCTAGGAAAG GTATCATTTGAAGACGTGGACCGTCTGAAAGCTGTGGCTCAACTGGAGAAAGTCCGCATCCCACACTTCATGCAGGACCAGGTGAGGTATGCCGAGCAGCTGACTAAAATCATGGTGGTGAACCAGCTGAGTGACGAGGAGCTCAGGACCATCATCTGA
- the si:dkey-222b8.4 gene encoding uncharacterized protein KIAA0895 isoform X1, which produces MLESIKVTERLHWPEKEMSKKYILNSADKALSPSQVYLDKISSSVLKDLFGSGSSSYNLLLQSEEEERKISKQSSYKRPKTTVKCGTPLGKKKHSDMAFKKVHAHEDGSRPTQTNLIYTGTNANFSKPARNIAVVGSTMSLNPRTVPQLRKTCIPKSPRAKLPSLHKGTTTRDTDNAKKLCILTAIKPFNVEKEKVRFFKSDFNYNPQFEYSNPVSPLVLARHNNASDRFLTQAVHIMDLALQRYGSYEKFEQVTGGSLLTKSRIWHNVKKYMEKEGCMGEIVVQVTDDLLSRASMTVVNSRPTLTINISTAREQWLEGMLRHEIGTHYFRGINNCHQPWSSNMGRKKLNLKPPNPTEEGLASIHSVLFRKDPTLWRAALLYYTVYQASQMSFTQLFHNLGRFVQNPNTRWDYCVRAKRGQTDTAQPGCFSKDQVYLDGILKILRYRDKINFPLLMALGKVSFEDVDRLKAVAQLEKVRIPHFMQDQVRYAEQLTKIMVVNQLSDEELRTII; this is translated from the exons ATGCTGGAGTCGATTAAAGTAACAG AAAGACTCCACTGgccagaaaaagaaatgtctaAGAAGTACATTTTAAACTCTGCTGACAAAGCTCTGAGTCCAAGCCAAGTGTACCTGGACAAGATATCTTCAAGTGTCCTCAAAGACCTTTTTGGTTCTGGCTCCAGCAGCTACAACCTCCTCCTGCAgtctgaggaggaagagaggaagatcTCAAAGCAGTCGTCATACAAAAGGCCAAAGACAACAGTGAAATGTGGTACTCCACTTGGCAAAAAGAAACATTCAGATATGGCTTTTAAAAAGGTGCATGCTCATGAGGATGGCAGTAGACCCACACAGACAAACCTTATTTACACAGGCACCAACGCCAATTTTTCGAAACCAGCACGGAACATTGCAGTAGTGGGCAGCACCATGAGCTTAAACCCTCGTACAGTTCCACAGCTCAGGAAGACATGCATCCCTAAATCACCTCGTGCTAAACTCCCCTCGTTGCACAAAGGCACAACGACACGGGACACAGACAATGCCAAGAAGCTCTGCATCCTTACAGCCATTAAGCCATTTAatgtggagaaagagaaggtCAGGTTTTTCAAGTCTGACTTCAACTACAATCCGCAATTTGAGTACAGCAACCCTGTGTCTCCGCTTGTCCTGGCACGCCATAACAACGCCTCAGATCGTTTCCTGACACAG GCAGTGCACATCATGGATCTCGCCCTGCAGCGATATGGCAGCTATGAGAAGTTTGAGCAAGTCACAGGTGGCAGCCTCCTTACCAAGAGTCGCATTTGGCACAATGTCAAGAAATACATGGAGAAGGAAGGCTGCATGGGGGAG ATAGTAGTTCAGGTGACAGATGACCTTCTGTCCAGAGCCTCTATGACGGTGGTAAACAGCAGACCAACACTGACCATTAACATCTCCACTGCCCGGGAGCAGTGGTTGGAGGGCATGCTGAGACATGAGATTG GCACACATTATTTCCGTGGCATCAACAACTGCCACCAGCCGTGGAGCAGCAACATGGGCAGGAAAAAGCTCAATCTGAAGCCCCCAAATCCTACAGAAGAGGGCCTCGCCAGCATTCACAGTGTCCTGTTCCGGAAAGACCCTACTCTGTGGCGTGCTGCCCTGCTGTACTACACCGTCTACCAGGCCAGCCAAATGTCCTTCACTCAACTATTCCACAACCTGGGACGCTTTGTCCAGAACCCCAACACCCGCTGGGACTACTGTGTCAGAGCCAAGAGAGGCCAGACTGATACAGCGCAGCCAG GTTGCTTCAGTAAAGACCAAGTCTACCTGGATGGCATTCTGAAGATCCTGAGATACAGAGACAAGATCAACTTCCCACTGCTGATGGCTCTAGGAAAG GTATCATTTGAAGACGTGGACCGTCTGAAAGCTGTGGCTCAACTGGAGAAAGTCCGCATCCCACACTTCATGCAGGACCAGGTGAGGTATGCCGAGCAGCTGACTAAAATCATGGTGGTGAACCAGCTGAGTGACGAGGAGCTCAGGACCATCATCTGA